From the Kribbella sp. CA-293567 genome, the window CCCGTACTGCGGCCGCGCGGACGCGAGGTAGCTCGTGCTCCAGCATCGGCAGCAGCGCATCCACCAACTGACCCAGCTCGCGGTGAGCGGCGATCCGGGCCACGTGTTCACGCACTCGCCACGCCGGGTCGCCGGCCACCGAGAGCAACGCGTCGACCACGTCATCACGCCAGACGTACAGAAAGACTCGCGCCGCCCAGACCCGGATCCAGTAGAAGTTCACCGGGTCGACCGGCCTGGCCCAGCCGCCTGGATTCTCCGACCCGGTGATCGCCACCAACTTCGGCAGGTCAGCCCCGAAGGCGTCCTCCCCCGAGATCTCGCCGGTCAGGAACGCGACGCACCAGTCGATCACCGCGTCCTCGCCGTATCGCGTGCAGGCCGCGCGGACCACCTCGCGTGGATGTTCCCGCTCCGCCATACCGGACAGTCAAGCGCATCCCGCCGGCAGTTCTCAGCCCCGCGCCAGCACCTCGATCATGAACTCCTTGATCGTGCCCACGCTGGCCTTGCTGCCCGCACCGGAGGTCTGCACGCCGGTCAGCACACCGGCGTGCTCGACCACGGCGTACCAGATCGGCACGCCACTGACCGACGCTCCGATCGCGAAGCCCTGGTCGCCGACCCCCTCGAGCAGTTTGCGGCCGCGCGCCTTCTTCGCCTTGGCCTCGGCGATGACCTTCTGCGAGTACGCCGGATAGAGCGCGCCGTCACCGCGGGTGATGCTGACCGCGCCCGGCCCGTCCACCGGCTTCACCGTCGCCCAGGTGCAGGTGACGTAGCCGCCGCCCTTGCTCATCACGGCCTTGCGCACCGGCAACCCGAGCGTCGCGCTGATCTCCGCCGTCGTGAACATCTCGCACAGCGGCTTGGGCGGCGCCTCGGTCTCCTCCTCGATCGCCGGCAGCGTGTCCTCGGGCACCGGCGCGGAGGTCTTCGGCCGCACGGTCGGCCCGGCGGTGGTCGGTCCGTAGGTGGTCGGCTCCCCGGCCGCGCACCCCGCGACCGAGAGCACCGCCGCGAGCAAGAGCACTGGGTAACGCACTATTTCCCCCCGGAATGAGGCTCGGCCCGCCCGGCCGGCGCATCGACAGCTAACCAGGACTGTATTACGGCCGGCGACCGGGCCGGTGAACGGCTCCGAACGAACCGGTACGGCGGACCGCGAGCGTCAGCCCGCAGTACGCCGTACCGGTGGTGCTCAGGTCAGGCCGGGATCCCGATCAGTTCGCGATCAAGGAGCGCAGCACGTACTGCAGGATGCCGCCGTTGCGGTAGTAGTCCGCCTCGCCGGGGGTGTCGATCCGGACCACGGCGTCGAACTCCTTGACCGAGCCGTCGGTGCCGGTGACCTTGACGTGCACCGTGCGCGGGACCGTGCCGTCGTTCAGCGCGGTGACGCCGGTGATGTCGAAGGTCTCCTCGCCGGTCAGGCCGAGGGACTCCGCGTTCTCGCCCTCCGGGTACTGCAGCGGCAGCACGCCCATGCCGATCAGGTTCGATCGGTGGATGCGCTCGAAGGACTCGGTGATGACGGCCTTCGCGCCGAGCAGCGCCGTACCCTTCGCGGCCCAGTCGCGCGACGAGCCCGAGCCGTACTCCTTGCCGGCCAGGATGACCAGCGGCGTCCCGGCGGCGAGGTACGCCTCGGAGGCCTCGTAGATCGACGTGACGGGCGCGTCGTCCTTGGTGAAGTCGCGGGTGAAGCCGCCCTCGGTGCCCGGTGCGATCTGGTTGCGCAGCCGGATGTTGGCGAACGTGCCCCGGATCATCACCTCGTGGTTGCCGCGGCGGGAACCGTAGGAGTTGTAGTCCTTGCGGTCGACCCCGTGCTCGGCCAGGTACTTGCCGGCCGGGCCGTCCGCCTTGATCGAGCCGGCCGGGGAGATGTGGTCGGTGGTGACCGAGTCGCCCAGCTTGGCCAGCACCCGGGCACCGGTGATGTCGGTGACCGGCGACGGCTCCTTGGCCATCCCGTCGAAGTACGGGGGCTTGCGCACGTAGGTCGACTCGGGATCCCAGTCGAACGTCTTGCCCTCGGGCGTCGGCAGCGACTGCCAGCGCTCGTCACCGGCGAAGACATCGGCGTAGTCCTTGGTGAACATCTCCCGGTTGATCGACGTGGCGATCACCTGCTCGACCTCGTCGGCGGTCGGCCAGATGTCCTTCAGGAACACGTCGTTGCCGTCCGTGTCCTGACCCAGCGCGTCGGTCTCGAAGTCGAAGTCCATCGTGCCGGCCAGCGCGTAGGCGATCACCAGCGGCGGCGAGGCCAGGTAGTTCATCTTCACGTCCGGGTTGATCCGGCCCTCGAAGTTGCGGTTGCCGGACAGCACCGAGACGACCGCGAGGTCAGCTTCCTGGACCCCGGCCGAGACCTCCTCGGGCAGCGGGCCCGAGTTGCCGATGCAGGTGGTGCAGCCGTAGCCGACCAGGTGGAACCCGAGCTTCTCGAGGTACGGCGTGACGCCGGCCTTGTCGTAGTAGTCGGTGACCACCTTCGAGCCCGGCGCCAGCGAGGTCTTCACCCACGGCTTGCTGGTCAGGCCCTTGTCGACGGCCTTCTTGGCCAGCAACGCGGCGGCCAGCATCACCGACGGGTTCGAGGTGTTGGTGCAGGAGGTGATGCTGGCGATCACGACGTGGCCGTGGTCGAGCTCGATCTCCTGGCCGTTCAGGCTGATCTTGGTCTTCTTCACCGGGCGGCCGTCGGCCGGGTGCGGCGCGTGCGGCTGCGCCTCCTCGGCGTGGTTGCGGCCGTTGGCCGGCGGGTCACTGGCCGGGAACGACTCGACCACACTCTCGTCGGCGAGCGACGGGACGGCCTCCGACGCGGTCTGACCGACCTTGTCCTCCTCCGGCACGTAGTCGGCCAGGGCGCCGCGGAAGCCTTCCTTGGCCTCGCTCAGCGCGACCCGGTCCTGCGGGCGCTTCGGGCCGGCGATCGACGGCACCACGGTGGACAGGTCGAGCTCGAGGTACTCCGAGAAGCGCGGCTCGATCTCGGCGTTGTGCCACAGGCCCTGCTCCTTGGCGTAGGCCTCGACGAGGGCGACCTCGTCGTCGCCGCGACCGGTCAGGCGCAGGTACTCCAGGGTGACCTCGTCGATCGGGAAGATCGCGCAGGTGGAGCCGAACTCGGGGCTCATGTTGCCGATGGTGGCGCGGTTGGCCAGCGGCACCGCGGTGACGCCGTCGCCGTAGAACTCGACGAACTTGCCGACCACGCCGTGCTTGCGCAGCATCTGGGTGATGGTCAGCACGACGTCGGTCGCGGTCGCGCCGGCCGGTACCGAGCCGGTCAGCTTGAAGCCGACGACCTTCGGGATCAGCATGCTCACCGGCTGGCCGAGCATCGCGGCCTCGGCCTCGATGCCGCCGACGCCCCAGCCGAGCACGCCGAGGCCGTTGACCATCGTGGTGTGCGAGTCGGTGCCGACACAGGTGTCGGGGTACGCCTGTCCGTTGCGGACCATCACCGTGCGGGCCAGGTGCTCGATGTTGACCTGGTGCACGATGCCGGTGCCCGGCGGGACGACCTTGAACTCGTCGAAGGCCGACTGGCCCCAGCGCAGGAACTGGTACCGCTCCTTGTTGCGCCCGTACTCCAGCTCGACGTTGCGCTCGAAGGCGTCCTGCCGGCCGAAGACGTCGATGATGACGGAGTGGTCGATCACCAGCTCGGCGGGCGCCAGCGGGTTGATCTTGGTCGGGTCGCCCCCGAGCTCGGCGACGGCCTCCCGCATGGTGGCCAGGTCGACGACACACGGCACCCCGGTGAAGTCCTGCATGATCACCCGGGCGGGGGTGAACTGGATCTCGGTGTCCGGCGCCGCGTTCGCGTCCCAGTTGCCGAGCTTGCTGATGTGCTCGGCGGTGATGTTCGCGCCGTCCTCGGTGCGCAGCAGGTTCTCGAGCAGCACCTTGAGCGAGTACGGCAGCGTCTCAGCGCCCTCGATACCCGCCAACCTGAAGATCTCGTACGACGTTCCGTTGACCTCGAGTGCACCCTTGGCACCGAAGCTGTCGACGCTGGCCATCAACCTGCTCCTCTATCCGGTCCTGTATCCGCTGACCCCATCCTGCCGACTCCCCCACACGCCCAGCAGGTCAGGCTGCCCTAACTCCCGGGCATCAAACTCTCTCGACATCAAGATACACGACATCGAGCCACTTCCGCGATCACCGAACGTCGGCGAAAAGAGTCAGTTCACGGCGGCGGCCGCAATCCGGGCACCGAGAGCCTCCACCTCGTCGAGCACGTCGGACACCCCCCAAACCTGGTTGCGAACCCGGTTGGTGAGCGGACGGATGACACCGGCTCCGTGCAGCCGCTCGATGGCCGAGTAGACACTGCTCAACGGACCGCCGATCGCTTCAGCCGCTTCCTCAGCAGAGAAAACCGGTGCAGCCACCAGCCCGTCCAGCAATCGAGCCACCGCGCTTCCCCGGCGCCCGCCGACAGCCATCTGCCAGAGCTCGGGCATCTCCAAGATGCGCCGCGCGGTCACCTGAGACTCCCGGGCCGCGGCAGTCGCCGCCTTCGAGAAGGCGAGGATGATCGGCTCGATCCGGCCCGTCCGGTAGGCGGTCAGCAGTCCGAAGTACTCGTCGCGCCGGGCCACGAGCGCCGACGCCAACGGCACGACCACTTGGCGAGTGGCGCCGCGGCGACGGAGTACTGCGTTGATCAGCGCGCGCCCGATGCGGCCGTTGCCGTCGGTGAACGGGTGGATCGACTCGAACTGTGCATGCGCCACGGCCGCCTGAGCGAGCACCGGAAGGTCGGTCCGGTTGGCGAACGTGACCAGATCCTCGAGATAGCCGACGACCGTCTCGGCGGCCGGCGGCACGAACAACGCGGTACGGGGCGAGTGGTCGCTACCGCCGATCCAGTTCTGCATGTCCCGTAGGCGACCCGCGTAGGCACGCTCGTGTTCATCCTCGGCCATCAACGCCCGGTGCGCCGTCAGCAGGTGCTGGACCTCGATGTCCCCGCCGGCCTCGACGGAGTTGATCATCGTCACCAGCGCCGCCGTGGCCGCGACCATGGACGTGGCGGAAGCGTTGGAGCGGATTCCGTGCAGGGCACGAGCGAAGTCGTTCACGGAAGCCTCGATCCGCTCGATCTTCGACGAAGCGACGGATTCCGTGCGCAGCAACAGCGTCTCGAGGCCCTTGAGGTGTGGACCGTGTGAGTGATCCAGTGCGGAGATCTCCCGGATACAGTCCTCTGCCGCTGCCTGCACCGACGATGCCAACCGGACCGGCAGATCCGCGATCAGCGGTGGCCGCAGGGTGACGACCTCGGCCAGCTTGCGATCCTCCATCAGGCCGCCACGGTGCAACTGCCGCCAGGGCCGCACCTCCGGTAAGTGGGGAGGCCAGCTCGCTTCCGTGGTCATCCTGCCGCCTAAGTCGGAATAACGCCGGAGTTATTCCGACTTAGGTAGCATAACTCGGAATAACTCGGCTCAGGAGAGCTGGGGCAGGACGTCGGAGGCGATCAGGTCGAGGTGGTCGAGGTCGGTGAGGTCCATGATCTGGAGGTAGAAGCGCTGGGTGCCGAGCTCGGCGAAACGGGCCAGCTGGTCGACCACCTGGTTCGGCGTACCGCCGACGCCGTGGGCCTGCAGTTCGTCCAGGGTCCAGCCGGCGGCGTGGGCGCGGCGCTTCACCTCGGCGTCGTCCTTGCCGACCACCACGCGGTGGGCCGCGGACAAGGCGAGCGTGTCGGGGGCGCGGTCGATCGCCTCGCAGGCTTTGCGCACCCGGTCGAACAGAACCTTGGTGTCCTCGACCGACTTGAAGCCGGCGTTGAACTCGGCGGCGTACATCGCGGTGAGAGCAGGCGTGCGCTTCTTGCCTGCGCCGCCGATGATGATCGGCGGGTGCGGCTGCTGGACCGGCTTCGGCAGCG encodes:
- a CDS encoding HEAT repeat domain-containing protein gives rise to the protein MAEREHPREVVRAACTRYGEDAVIDWCVAFLTGEISGEDAFGADLPKLVAITGSENPGGWARPVDPVNFYWIRVWAARVFLYVWRDDVVDALLSVAGDPAWRVREHVARIAAHRELGQLVDALLPMLEHELPRVRAAAVRAVGAAGEYEHVAALEVVRDDPDDAVRVAVDRALERLTRRLDRELQ
- a CDS encoding DUF3558 family protein, encoding MRYPVLLLAAVLSVAGCAAGEPTTYGPTTAGPTVRPKTSAPVPEDTLPAIEEETEAPPKPLCEMFTTAEISATLGLPVRKAVMSKGGGYVTCTWATVKPVDGPGAVSITRGDGALYPAYSQKVIAEAKAKKARGRKLLEGVGDQGFAIGASVSGVPIWYAVVEHAGVLTGVQTSGAGSKASVGTIKEFMIEVLARG
- a CDS encoding aconitate hydratase — protein: MASVDSFGAKGALEVNGTSYEIFRLAGIEGAETLPYSLKVLLENLLRTEDGANITAEHISKLGNWDANAAPDTEIQFTPARVIMQDFTGVPCVVDLATMREAVAELGGDPTKINPLAPAELVIDHSVIIDVFGRQDAFERNVELEYGRNKERYQFLRWGQSAFDEFKVVPPGTGIVHQVNIEHLARTVMVRNGQAYPDTCVGTDSHTTMVNGLGVLGWGVGGIEAEAAMLGQPVSMLIPKVVGFKLTGSVPAGATATDVVLTITQMLRKHGVVGKFVEFYGDGVTAVPLANRATIGNMSPEFGSTCAIFPIDEVTLEYLRLTGRGDDEVALVEAYAKEQGLWHNAEIEPRFSEYLELDLSTVVPSIAGPKRPQDRVALSEAKEGFRGALADYVPEEDKVGQTASEAVPSLADESVVESFPASDPPANGRNHAEEAQPHAPHPADGRPVKKTKISLNGQEIELDHGHVVIASITSCTNTSNPSVMLAAALLAKKAVDKGLTSKPWVKTSLAPGSKVVTDYYDKAGVTPYLEKLGFHLVGYGCTTCIGNSGPLPEEVSAGVQEADLAVVSVLSGNRNFEGRINPDVKMNYLASPPLVIAYALAGTMDFDFETDALGQDTDGNDVFLKDIWPTADEVEQVIATSINREMFTKDYADVFAGDERWQSLPTPEGKTFDWDPESTYVRKPPYFDGMAKEPSPVTDITGARVLAKLGDSVTTDHISPAGSIKADGPAGKYLAEHGVDRKDYNSYGSRRGNHEVMIRGTFANIRLRNQIAPGTEGGFTRDFTKDDAPVTSIYEASEAYLAAGTPLVILAGKEYGSGSSRDWAAKGTALLGAKAVITESFERIHRSNLIGMGVLPLQYPEGENAESLGLTGEETFDITGVTALNDGTVPRTVHVKVTGTDGSVKEFDAVVRIDTPGEADYYRNGGILQYVLRSLIAN
- a CDS encoding Fic family protein — protein: MEDRKLAEVVTLRPPLIADLPVRLASSVQAAAEDCIREISALDHSHGPHLKGLETLLLRTESVASSKIERIEASVNDFARALHGIRSNASATSMVAATAALVTMINSVEAGGDIEVQHLLTAHRALMAEDEHERAYAGRLRDMQNWIGGSDHSPRTALFVPPAAETVVGYLEDLVTFANRTDLPVLAQAAVAHAQFESIHPFTDGNGRIGRALINAVLRRRGATRQVVVPLASALVARRDEYFGLLTAYRTGRIEPIILAFSKAATAAARESQVTARRILEMPELWQMAVGGRRGSAVARLLDGLVAAPVFSAEEAAEAIGGPLSSVYSAIERLHGAGVIRPLTNRVRNQVWGVSDVLDEVEALGARIAAAAVN